Within Desulfobacter sp., the genomic segment GGAGAAGAACAGCAGGGGATTTGATGGGGGCTGGATCCGGAAACGGGTCTGCCCCCAGTTCCATTTTAATGGGGCCGCGTCAGCTTTCCGTCTGCAGCAGCCGGAACAGGGTGCGGCGGGCGAGGATGTCGCCGGAGATGATGCCGATGACCCGGTTCTCTTCCACCACGGGCATGGCGGAAATTTCGTTGGTTTCCAGCATGCGGATGCAGTTGAGAATGGTGGCTTCGGGGCTGATGTGGACGATGTCGGCGGTCATGATTCTGGTGAGGGGGGCGTCGGTGGGCAGTTTCAACGCCGTGGCCCGTGTGATGTCCCAGTTGGTGACGATGCCCATGGGGCGGCCCTTTTCCGAAACCACGGTGACCATGGAAACATGGGATGCCACCAAGAGTTCGGCGGCATCGGAAATGGTTTTGTCCAGGCCCATGACCGGGGCTTCGCCCATGACATCCCGGATGGTCCTGGATTTTTCCTTGGCGGCGATGCGGCCCACGGAGATGCCTTCGGCAATTTCGCAGGGCAGGCTGTCCGCATCCTTGCACAGGCCGTCGATGAGTTCCACCATATTGCCGGGGATAACGGTTTCCAGCTTCTGTCTTGCGGCTTCCTGCCGCTTTTCAGCCAGTTCCTCAAAGGCCTCCCGGTTTTGGTCCAGCCAGCGGGAGATCCCTTCCGAATTTCCCAGCAGTTCTTTGGGGATATACAGGTGTTTGGGGGTGGGAATAATCCGCTCGTGGGCGGCATAGATCACCCCGCCCGAGTTGACCAGGTAATCCGTGGCAATGAGGGTGCCCCTGTCCCGGTATACCCGGCGTTCCATCCTTCGGCGGGCGGCTTTCCGTTCGGGATTGGGGGAGTAGGTATTGGCCCCCTCCACGATCATCTGCCAGTTGCCCATGCGGTCGCAGGTCATGGAGGGTGAGGTCTCCGTGGAAACGTCCAGATAATTGAATACCGGGGACGCCGGGATCAGACAGAAGGCCGATTCAGTGAGCAGATTGTCCGGGCTGTTGGAAAATACGGTGTGATTCTTTCCTGTGCCGCCGATGTGCATGGCCTGGTCGTGGTAATAGGCCTGGGCCACTTGTCCCAGGGTCTTCCACATGCTGAATAATTGTTGCCAGTCCAACCCCTTTAAATCCAGGAGGTAGCCTGTGGCATCGCTGATTCCCTTTATTGCCGGCCGCTGTTCCGTTGGCAACTCCTGGAAGAGCCGGGCCGCATTGGCCCCCACGGCCCCGAATCCCTGGATAAGGACATCCAGCCTGCCTGGGGGCGGCAGTTCCATGTGTTTGAACTGGGGAAGCTGCCTGAGACGGGGGAGATGTTCGATCAGGGCATTGAAAGCGGCCACCACGCCCCGGGCGGCACCGCCCAGTTCGTCGATGCGGTTGCCTCCCATGTCCGCCGGTTTGGAGACCACATTGTTCAACCCGTTTTCCACGGCAAAGATTCTCATGTCTTCGTCGTTGGTCCCCACGTCCGGTCCCGGGATATAGATATCCTTATACCTTTTAAGCAGGCGGCCGAACCCCCTGACGATTTCCCGGCGTTCTCCGGCGTCCATGCCCGGGGGGCAGACGATCCCTGATTTCCCGCCGCCGAAGGGCAGGTCGGCGGCGGCGTTTTTCATGGTCATGCCCCGGGCCAGGTCGTGGATGATGTCCGGGGTGATGTCCGGCAGCATCCGGGTTCCCCCCATGGAGGGGGCACCCATGGCCAGGTTGTCCACCACCAGGTATCCACCGATTTCAAGGGGGCTTTCACTGTCCCACATGCAGACGACCAGGCGGGGCCCCAGGCGGTCCACCCGGATGCCCAAGCGCTGGAGCCGTTCCACATCCAGTGGGCCGAACTCCAGAAAACATAAGTGGTTATCACAGATAAGACGGTGCTGCCTGACGCGTTCCGGCAGCGTCTCCTTGAGAAATGATTTCATTTTTTCGGGGATCATGGCAACACCCTCCCTGATGGTGGGTTATTTAATGAATTATATTCATTTTGATGGCCCGGGAGGTTAAAATCAAGGAAAAAGTTGGAAAAAGCTTAAATAATCCGATGGAATTGACCGGGCGCCTAAACTAGTATAGATGAAAGGGCGTAAAGGAGACCCCATGAAAGACGATGTATTTGACACCCGGAAAATTGATACCCTGGAAAAGATCTATGAATTGTTCGACCATGCCGCAGGCGGGTTTGAACTGGCCTGCCATGAAGGTTGCGACGACTGCTGCACCTGTAATGTGACAGCCACAAGCCTGGAAACGTCCTTTCTTTTTTCACATCTGGAGAAAAACGGGATATCGCATCTAACCTCATGCCTTGAAACCACCGGATCCGGCAAGCGCTACCGCCCCGGCATGACCACCAACGGATTTGCCAGGGCCACCCTTTCAGGAGAGGCAGTCGAAGAAGAGGAAAATGATCCCGCCTGGGGGCGCTGCCCCATGCTTGAGGGCGGGCGGTGCCGCATTTATGAGGCACGGCCCTTCGGGTGCCGGAGCATGTTGTCCCAAAAGCCCTGCCGGGAAACCGGGTGGGCAGATATGCCTCCCCTGGCCCTGAGCCTCTCCACCATTGTGCTTCAGTATATTGAGCACCTGGACAAAGACGGCTTTTCCGGGAATTTTCTGGACGTGGCAGGCCGCTATCTTGGCCGTGAACGGGCGGTCTATTTATCCTTTGAAAATATAAATGATTCTGATACAAGAAAGATATTCCTCCGGAACCGGGAAATCCCGGCACTGATGGTCCCGCCCGAACACCGCAGCCAGGCAGCATCAATGATAAGAGAGCTGAACGCCCTGATGCAGGCAGTTATGTAAGCTGAAAAACTTCACCCAACAGATCTTGACGCATTTGGGGGGATGGTTTACATATCAGCCCAACAAACGATAGATCAACCCAAAATATAAAATGAGGACGGCCCATGGCAAAAAACGTGGTAGACAAAATTGACGATAAGGTAAAAATTCAAACCATGCTGGTGAGCGTGTCGGATAAAACCGGCCTGGAAACATTTATTCCGGGCATGCTGGATGCCAATCCTGAGCTGGTTATCCTGTCCACCGGCGGGACCTACGCCAAAATAAAGGAAATCCTTGGGGAGAGGGCAGATACCTGCCTGCGGCAGGTGTCCGACTATACCGGCCAGCCCGAAACCCAGGGCGGGCTTGTGAAAACCCTGGATTTTAAAATTTACCTGGGGCTGCTTACGGAGACCTATAATCCTGCCCACCAGGATGACCTGAAACGGACAGGCGCCCTTGCCATCGATATGGTGGTGGTGAACCTCTATCCCTTCAGCGAAACCATTGCCAAAGAAGGGGTCACCGTTGAAAACGCCCGGGGAAATATCGACATCGGCGGCCCCACCATGATCCGGGCATCTGCCAAGAATTTTATCCGGGTGGCCTCTGTGGTGGATCCGGCATCCTATGCCGGCATTCTTGACACGGTAAAGGCCCAGGACGGGGCATTGACCCTTGCCGACCGGTACGAATTGTCAAAGAAAGCCTTTGAGCACACCGCCGTCTACGACAGGACCATTGCCGACTGGCTGGGCGCCCGGGCCATGGACGAAGTTCAATCATGTTATGAAGCAGGAGAATAAAAAATGGCCAAAGATCTAAAGCAGATGTACAAAACCATCATGGATGACCATTTCACTCCGAATATGGAGATTTCCTTTGTGGACGGGGACAAGCGGCAGACCCTGTTTTATGAAAAGGTTTCCTGGGTGATCGACGAGGTGGAAAAGGGGCTGCGCTACGGGGAAAATCCAGGCCAGGAAGCGGCGCTGTACCGGTTGGTCAACGGCAACCTGGCCCTGGGGGATGCCCAGACCATCACCCCGGGCAAATACCTTGTTTCAGACATCGAACTGCTCCAGTCCGGCAAACACCCGGGCAAAACCAATCTCACCGACGCGGACAACTCCCTGAATATCCTTCGGTATTTTACGGATACCCCCTGCGCCGTCATTGTCAAGCACAACAACCCCTGCGGGGCGGCCCGGGCCGACAGCCTGGAGGAGGCCTATGCCAAGGCCTATATGGCCGACCGCGTGGCGGCCTTCGGCGGGTGCATCGCCCTGAACAAAGCCGTTGACAAGGCCACGGCTGAAGCCATTGCCGCCCAGTATGCCGAAGTCGTGGTGGCCCCTGAATTTGAGGACGGGGTCATCGATATCCTGGGCCGGCGAAAAAATCTTCGGGTGATCCGCATCAACGCCATGGACCGGCTCCACTCCTTTATCGGCGACCGGGTGGTGGATTTCAAAAGCCTGATGGACGGCGGCATTGTGGCCCAGTGGTCCTTTGTGCCCGAGACCCTGAAAAAAGAAGACCTGGCCATCGCCTCCACCGAGTACAAGGGGGAGACCTTTACCGTCAACCGCCAGCCCACGGAACAGGAATACCAGGACATGCTCTTCGGCTGGCTGGTGGAATCGGGCATCACCTCCAACTCCGTGATCTACGTGAAGGACAATTGCACCGTGGGCATCGGCACCGGCGAACAGGACCGGGTGGGCGTGGCCGAGATCGCGGTGGACAAGGCCTACCGCAAGCTCTGCGACCGGTACTGCTTTGAGCGGTACAACACTGCCTTTGCCGACATGGCCGATGAAGACAAACGGGCGGAAATCGAGGCCGACGTGGCCGAAGTCAAGGGCGGCCTCATCGGTTCCTCCATGATATCCGATGCCTTCTTCCCCTTCAGGGACGGCATTGACGTGGGGCTCCGCCAGGGGGTGAAAGCGGTCATTCAACCCGGCGGTTCCCTCAACGACTACCAGTCCATAGACGCCTGCAACGAGAATGATGCCACCATGGTCTATACGGGCCAGAGAAGCTTTAAGCATTAATATGTGAGTGTCGACACGCCGGACCGGTTCCAGGTCCGGCGTGTTTGCAGGGGATTATCGTAAACTGGATCACTATCTCCGGAGGACGACATGGCCAGACAAACCATTCTTTACATTCCCCACGGGGGAGGCCCCCTGCCTTTGATGGGCCATGACGGCCACCGGGCCCTGATTCGGTTTTTAAAGCAAATTCACCAGGAAATCCCAAGGCCCGAGGCGGTTCTGGTAATCAGTGCCCATTGGGAGGCGGATGCGCCCACGGTTACGGCCCAGCCGTCCCCAGACCTCCTATTTGACTATTACGGATTCCCGCCGGAGACCTATTCCTATACCTATCCCGCCCCCGGGCACCCGGTACTTGCCGCCCGGGTGAATGACGCCCTTGAACAGAACGGATTGTCACCCGTCCTTGACCCGTCCCGGGGATTTGACCACGGGATGTTCGTACCCATGAAACTGATCTATCCCAAGGCAGATATCCCCTGTGTCCAATTGTCCCTGATAAAAGGCCTTGATCCCCTGGCCCATATCCGTATGGGAAAGGCGCTTGGGCAGATTGAGTTTGACAACCTGCTGGTGCTTGGATCCGGATTCTCTTTTCATAACATGGCGGAATTCGGCAGGGAGGGTGACGATGACAGAAACACCGCCTTTGACAACTGGCTTTACCAGGTCCTCTCGGATCCGTCCCTTGCCCCCGGGGCGGTGAATACCCTTCTGGCGGAATGGGAGAAGGCCCCATCGGCCAGGTACTGCCATCCCAGGGAAGAACATTTACTGCCGCTGCATGTCTGTTACGGCATGGCGCAGCGGCAGGGCCGGCGTATCTTCAACGGAAACATACTCGGGAAACTGGCCTCAGCCTATTTGTGGGAAACGTAAAGGTTCCCTGCTAGAGGGAGGCTGGATTCAGGCTGGCGCGGTTAAAAAACGGCGACGGGAAAATTGGCGGTTGATCTGCCTTTTTTTTGTTTTATCTTATTCTTACTGCCGGAATCGGCAGGCTGGCCGGTAATGAAACACCGGTGCCGCATCTACCAATTTAAGCATGTCCTGGGCCGATTGGAGTGAAATATGAAACCATTGGATTACTGCGACTTGGCCGATCTTACCATTAATATGACCTGGACAGAGAATCAGGTTACCCATAACGACCTTTATTTTGCCAATAGACTGAATCTATATCGTGATATTTTTCCAGGCAGTCTGCTGGAAACTGTCCTCCGGTACTCGGGTACACAAGCCCCATTTTTCCTATCTGCCCAACCCGGGGAAATTGTTCCCGGATTTGATCCGGAGTTGGTTTTGGATCTCCCCTTGAGCCGTGTCAGGCAGGAGGTGCACAGGGGGGCGGTCCTGCCCGGCCGGTATTACCCGAGGGGCATGCTCCGGGGCGTTCCGGGCGTATTCCGGGAAAACCGGCTTCCGTCCAGGGTCACAAATGTCTGTAAGGGCCGGATGACCATCGACCTGAACCACCCCCTTGCAAGGGAAGCGATAGATCTTCGCCTGGACTTTTCAAACCGGGACACCGGCACAGAGGAGCGGGGGGGAACCTGCACCGACTGGCTGGGACTGGCGCTGGACGGGCCCGGTATGCAGGTGGGGGGAATCGTCCTTTCCGGGGAGGCGACTCTGGGCAGGCGGTTCAAAAGAAAAGATGATGCGCCGGATTCTCTTTTCTATGATATTGATCGCTTCGTTTACCACATCGATACGATGGCCAGCCGGAATCTCTGCCTGATTTACGAATCGCTGCTGTCAGACGGTGACCGTGTACTGGACCTGATGTCCGGATGGGTGTCGCATCTCCCGGAAGAGATCCGGTTTTCCGAGGTCAGGGGGCTGGGGATGAATCCCAATGAAATGAATGACAACCCAATCCTGACGGCAGCGGATGTGCATGATCTCAATGAAGATCCTCTGTTGCCATATGAATCCGGCCGTTTTGATGCCGTGGTCTGCTCCCTTTCCGTTGAATATTTGGTCCGTCCTGATATGGTGTTTAAAGAAGTGGCAAGGGTGTTGAGGCCCGGCGGGCGCTTTGTCGTTGGATTTTCAAACCGGTGGTTTCCTCAAAAAGCGATCACGGTCTGGGAGGAACTCCATGAGTTTGAGCGTGTGGGGCTCGTGCTGGACTGGTTCAAGGCGTCGGAATGCTTTACTCGGCTTGTCACCTACTCGGTGCGTGGGTATCCTCGGCCCGCTGATGACAAGTACTTTCCAGGAATGGTTGCATCGGATCCTGTTTTTGTCGTTACGGGAAAATCAAACTGGCGAAGATAAATTGCCGGGCGCGATTTTTTCGCATCTGCTATGGTCAAGATGCCGGGTTTTATGCTAACCTGACTTTTTTATTTTAAATGCGGACATAGTCTGGCCGTCGGTCAACAGGGGCGTTCCCGGTTGAGGATTCGGTTATGCCTGTTTTTTATAAATCAAAGAAATCAGCAGAGGACCCTATGACAACACCCGAGATTATCTATACCATTACGGACGAGGCGCCTGCGCTTGCTACCCGGTCTCTTTTGCCCATTGTAACCGCATTTGCCGGAACCGCCGGCATCAAGATCGGGACAAAAGATATTTCCCTGGCCGGCCGGATTCTGGCTAATTTCCCTGAAAAGCTGACCACAGAGCAGAGGGTTGGCGATCATCTGGCTGATTTGGGAAAACTGGCCAAGACCCCCCTGGCCAATATCATCAAGCTGCCCAATATTTCTGCTTCCATTCCCCAGCTGAAGGCCGCCGTTGCCGAGCTGCAGCGTCAAGGGTTTGATGTGCCGGACTATCCGGAGGATCCTGCGGATGACCTTGAGGCGGACATTAAAACCCGGTACGCGAAGGTATTGGGATCTGCCGTGAATCCGGTGCTCAGGGAAGGAAACTCCGACCGGCGGGTGGCCGGGGCGGTCAAGACCTATGCCAGGGAGAATCCCCACAGCATGGGGGCGTGGTCATCGGAATCAAAATCCCATGTGGCCCATATGCAGGCCGATGATTTTTACGGGACAGAGGTGTCGGCGGTGATGGACAGGCCCGGCCCGGTGAATATTGATTTTATCGGTGAAGATGGAGAGTCCCTCCGGCTGAAGGCGGGACTGGGCCTGGAGGCCGGCGAGGTTATAGACGGCTCCGTTATGAAAATCCGTTCTTTGCGACAGTTTCTGGCGGCAGAGATTGAGGATGCAAAGGCAACCGACCTGCTGCTCTCCGTGCATCTCAAGGCCACAATGATGAAGGTGTCTGATCCTTACATGTTCGGCCATGCCGTTTCCGTATTCTTTGAAGAGCTGTTTCAAAAGCATGAAAAGCTGTTTGGGGAGATCGGCGTGGATCCGGCCAACGGGTTAGGTGACCTGATGGCCAGGATACAGGACCTGGACGAAGGCCTGCGGCGGGCGGTGGAAGCGGATATTGAGGCCGCCTACCAAAAACGACCGGCCCTGGCAATGGTGGACTCGGACAGGGGAATCACCAACCTTCACGTGCCCAGCGACGTGATCATTGACGCCTCCATGCCGGCATGCCTGAGATCCTCAGGGAAGATGTGGGGACCCGACGGCGC encodes:
- a CDS encoding CBS domain-containing protein; the encoded protein is MIPEKMKSFLKETLPERVRQHRLICDNHLCFLEFGPLDVERLQRLGIRVDRLGPRLVVCMWDSESPLEIGGYLVVDNLAMGAPSMGGTRMLPDITPDIIHDLARGMTMKNAAADLPFGGGKSGIVCPPGMDAGERREIVRGFGRLLKRYKDIYIPGPDVGTNDEDMRIFAVENGLNNVVSKPADMGGNRIDELGGAARGVVAAFNALIEHLPRLRQLPQFKHMELPPPGRLDVLIQGFGAVGANAARLFQELPTEQRPAIKGISDATGYLLDLKGLDWQQLFSMWKTLGQVAQAYYHDQAMHIGGTGKNHTVFSNSPDNLLTESAFCLIPASPVFNYLDVSTETSPSMTCDRMGNWQMIVEGANTYSPNPERKAARRRMERRVYRDRGTLIATDYLVNSGGVIYAAHERIIPTPKHLYIPKELLGNSEGISRWLDQNREAFEELAEKRQEAARQKLETVIPGNMVELIDGLCKDADSLPCEIAEGISVGRIAAKEKSRTIRDVMGEAPVMGLDKTISDAAELLVASHVSMVTVVSEKGRPMGIVTNWDITRATALKLPTDAPLTRIMTADIVHISPEATILNCIRMLETNEISAMPVVEENRVIGIISGDILARRTLFRLLQTES
- a CDS encoding IMP cyclohydrolase, whose amino-acid sequence is MAKDLKQMYKTIMDDHFTPNMEISFVDGDKRQTLFYEKVSWVIDEVEKGLRYGENPGQEAALYRLVNGNLALGDAQTITPGKYLVSDIELLQSGKHPGKTNLTDADNSLNILRYFTDTPCAVIVKHNNPCGAARADSLEEAYAKAYMADRVAAFGGCIALNKAVDKATAEAIAAQYAEVVVAPEFEDGVIDILGRRKNLRVIRINAMDRLHSFIGDRVVDFKSLMDGGIVAQWSFVPETLKKEDLAIASTEYKGETFTVNRQPTEQEYQDMLFGWLVESGITSNSVIYVKDNCTVGIGTGEQDRVGVAEIAVDKAYRKLCDRYCFERYNTAFADMADEDKRAEIEADVAEVKGGLIGSSMISDAFFPFRDGIDVGLRQGVKAVIQPGGSLNDYQSIDACNENDATMVYTGQRSFKH
- a CDS encoding dioxygenase, translated to MARQTILYIPHGGGPLPLMGHDGHRALIRFLKQIHQEIPRPEAVLVISAHWEADAPTVTAQPSPDLLFDYYGFPPETYSYTYPAPGHPVLAARVNDALEQNGLSPVLDPSRGFDHGMFVPMKLIYPKADIPCVQLSLIKGLDPLAHIRMGKALGQIEFDNLLVLGSGFSFHNMAEFGREGDDDRNTAFDNWLYQVLSDPSLAPGAVNTLLAEWEKAPSARYCHPREEHLLPLHVCYGMAQRQGRRIFNGNILGKLASAYLWET
- a CDS encoding class I SAM-dependent methyltransferase, encoding MKPLDYCDLADLTINMTWTENQVTHNDLYFANRLNLYRDIFPGSLLETVLRYSGTQAPFFLSAQPGEIVPGFDPELVLDLPLSRVRQEVHRGAVLPGRYYPRGMLRGVPGVFRENRLPSRVTNVCKGRMTIDLNHPLAREAIDLRLDFSNRDTGTEERGGTCTDWLGLALDGPGMQVGGIVLSGEATLGRRFKRKDDAPDSLFYDIDRFVYHIDTMASRNLCLIYESLLSDGDRVLDLMSGWVSHLPEEIRFSEVRGLGMNPNEMNDNPILTAADVHDLNEDPLLPYESGRFDAVVCSLSVEYLVRPDMVFKEVARVLRPGGRFVVGFSNRWFPQKAITVWEELHEFERVGLVLDWFKASECFTRLVTYSVRGYPRPADDKYFPGMVASDPVFVVTGKSNWRR